One region of Glycine max cultivar Williams 82 chromosome 9, Glycine_max_v4.0, whole genome shotgun sequence genomic DNA includes:
- the LOC102662874 gene encoding uncharacterized protein yields MKDKCGTIVNCTLWEDFTFLLKDYLDKHQNGPIILLLHLAKIKEARGAYAVSIQNLMYGFRLFINEDLKDIEDYKNRFDPSQLSLVTCSQRLSQVSYSAQPTSEDRFLYNAQVKSLSELCELKKECVCVAVAMITKFLVGNGWIYESCPKCNKKVECEKFPYTCQGCGNESATIVARLAGIEPEMSDSFVK; encoded by the exons ATGAAGGATAAGTG tgGTACCATTGTCAATTGTACTCTGTGGGAGGATTTTACATTCTTGCTGAAAGATTATTTGGACAAACATCAAAATGGACCAATTATACTTCTGCTTCATTTGGCAAAAATTAAGGAAGCACGAG GGGCTTATGCAGTGtccattcaaaatttaatgtatgGTTTTAGGCTATTTATCAATGAAGATTTGAAGGACAttgaagattataaaaatag ATTTGATCCGAGTCAACTAAGCCTTGTGACTTGCAGTCAAAGGTTGAGTCAAGTCTCTTATTCTGCCCAACCTACTTCAGAGGATAGATTTCTTTATAATGCTCAAGTTAAATCATTAAGTGAACtttgtgagttgaaaaag GAATGTGTTTGTGTGGCTGTTGCCATGATAACCAAGTTCTTAGTTGGCAATGGTTGGATATATGAAAGTTGCCCAAAATGTAACAAGAAAGTGGAATGTGAGAAATTTCCATACACCTGTCAAGGTTGTGGAAATGAAAGTGCAACAATTGTGGCCAGG ctTGCCGGAATTGAGCCCGAAATGTCAGATTCGTTTGTGAAGTAG